Proteins encoded by one window of Yersinia massiliensis:
- the mltB gene encoding lytic murein transglycosylase B has translation MRYLVVLLPLFALLSACSSKPAAPVAAEPTGALLQSGFLLEPEHQGHLQNGDFAYNPDTARFVDKMVREHGFEREQLHDVLAQTQKLDWVIRLMDKQAPTSGRPSGPNGAWNRYRNQFITPDNVQKGVIFWNQYEEALQRAYEIYGVPPEIIVGIIGVETRWGRVMGKTRIIDALATLSFAYPRRAEYFTGELETFLLMARAEGNDPLSLKGSYAGAMGYGQFMPSSFKSYAVDFNGNGHINLWDPEDAIGSVANYFKAHGWTKGAPVAILANGQAPSLDNGFKTKFPVSTLSAAGLSPTTPLGDYQEASLLRLDVGTGYQYWYGLPNFYTITRYNHSTHYAMAVWQLGEAVGRARRGY, from the coding sequence ATGCGCTACTTGGTTGTTCTTCTCCCCTTATTTGCTTTGCTCTCGGCCTGTAGTAGCAAGCCTGCGGCACCTGTAGCGGCTGAACCTACGGGAGCTTTGCTTCAGAGCGGCTTTTTACTTGAACCGGAACATCAAGGGCATCTGCAAAACGGTGATTTCGCTTATAACCCAGACACCGCGCGTTTTGTTGACAAAATGGTGCGTGAGCACGGTTTTGAACGTGAACAATTGCATGATGTATTGGCTCAAACGCAAAAACTGGACTGGGTTATCCGTTTGATGGATAAGCAAGCACCGACATCAGGCCGTCCTTCTGGGCCAAATGGGGCTTGGAACCGCTATCGTAACCAATTTATTACCCCTGATAATGTGCAAAAGGGGGTGATCTTCTGGAATCAATATGAAGAGGCGCTTCAGCGTGCTTACGAGATTTACGGCGTACCGCCTGAGATTATCGTCGGTATCATCGGCGTTGAAACGCGTTGGGGCCGAGTGATGGGTAAGACGCGCATTATTGATGCCTTGGCGACACTCTCTTTTGCTTATCCGCGTCGGGCTGAATACTTCACCGGTGAGCTAGAAACCTTCTTATTGATGGCGCGGGCTGAGGGTAATGACCCACTCAGCTTGAAAGGCTCATACGCAGGTGCGATGGGTTATGGCCAATTTATGCCATCATCATTTAAAAGCTATGCGGTTGATTTTAACGGTAATGGGCATATCAACTTATGGGACCCAGAGGATGCGATTGGCAGCGTTGCCAATTACTTCAAAGCACATGGTTGGACGAAAGGGGCCCCTGTTGCCATTCTTGCGAACGGCCAAGCACCTTCTCTTGATAATGGCTTTAAAACCAAGTTCCCAGTCTCGACTTTATCAGCGGCAGGGCTAAGCCCGACGACTCCACTGGGTGATTATCAGGAAGCCAGCTTATTGCGCCTTGATGTCGGCACGGGCTATCAGTATTGGTACGGTTTACCGAATTTCTACACCATTACCCGTTACAACCACAGTACTCACTATGCGATGGCAGTATGGCAACTGGGGGAAGCGGTCGGCAGGGCGCGCAGAGGTTATTGA
- a CDS encoding APC family permease: MPQNIQLRRVLKTPALVAFGLAYMVPLGVFTTYGQVTVLSQGHLPIAYLVTVATILFTALSYCRMTSAMPLSGSAYSYVQRSFGGKTGFLVGWAQILDYLFLPILNYLVLGIFLHEAFPAIPAPIFIIASIVSVSLLNILGVRLLTSVNFSLIAAQMIFIVLFIALSFSQADLSPAALMKPLLVNAGDLSGLLSGAAVLCLAFLGFDAIATMAEEAHDAKRTLPRAILFTVISAGAIFIAVSYAAHLAYPDWQSLIPYQDTASLIISEHVGGKWMYNFFMATYLTGVYASAMTAQTSVSRIFYAMGREGVLPRRVFFHLHRKFHTPWRAILFVATISLLALFLDLNLVVSMISFGALGAFTFVNLSVIKHFLINEKRRGASALFKYGLLPLMGFVMSVWLWLHLEQRALEVGLLWLLAGFIYLLWLTRGWRNSPPSVNPDDISHLL, encoded by the coding sequence ATGCCACAAAATATTCAGTTGCGCAGAGTGCTTAAAACCCCCGCGCTGGTCGCTTTCGGCCTTGCCTACATGGTGCCATTAGGCGTATTTACCACCTACGGACAGGTGACCGTATTAAGTCAGGGCCATCTGCCCATTGCCTATCTGGTGACTGTTGCCACCATTTTGTTTACTGCCCTCAGTTATTGCCGGATGACGAGCGCCATGCCGCTATCAGGTTCCGCCTACTCTTATGTCCAGCGCAGTTTTGGCGGGAAAACCGGTTTTCTGGTGGGTTGGGCACAAATTCTGGATTATCTGTTCCTGCCGATCCTGAACTATTTAGTTTTAGGCATTTTCTTGCATGAGGCATTCCCAGCGATCCCTGCCCCTATATTCATTATTGCGTCTATCGTCAGTGTCAGCCTGCTGAATATTCTCGGTGTACGGCTACTCACTTCAGTGAATTTCTCGCTGATCGCCGCGCAGATGATCTTTATCGTATTATTTATTGCCCTGTCCTTCAGTCAGGCCGATTTAAGCCCCGCCGCGTTGATGAAGCCGCTACTGGTGAACGCCGGTGATCTTTCAGGGTTGTTATCCGGCGCAGCAGTGCTCTGTTTAGCCTTCCTTGGCTTTGATGCCATTGCCACCATGGCAGAAGAGGCGCACGACGCGAAACGCACGCTACCGCGCGCTATTTTGTTTACCGTGATTAGCGCGGGTGCCATCTTTATTGCCGTCTCTTATGCCGCGCATTTGGCCTATCCAGATTGGCAGTCACTGATCCCCTATCAGGACACGGCGAGTTTGATTATCTCAGAGCACGTCGGCGGTAAGTGGATGTATAACTTCTTTATGGCGACTTACCTGACGGGTGTGTATGCCTCGGCCATGACCGCACAGACCAGCGTGTCGCGGATCTTCTATGCCATGGGCCGTGAAGGTGTGCTGCCACGTCGAGTGTTCTTCCATTTGCATCGTAAGTTCCACACGCCATGGCGGGCCATTTTGTTCGTCGCCACTATTTCATTATTAGCCTTGTTCCTTGATCTGAACTTAGTGGTATCGATGATTAGCTTTGGCGCGCTAGGTGCATTTACCTTCGTTAATTTGAGCGTGATAAAGCATTTTCTGATCAATGAGAAGCGCCGTGGCGCATCTGCCCTGTTTAAATACGGGCTATTACCGCTGATGGGATTTGTGATGTCAGTTTGGTTGTGGCTGCATTTGGAACAGCGCGCATTAGAGGTGGGCTTGTTATGGCTGCTAGCAGGCTTTATTTATCTGTTGTGGTTAACTCGCGGTTGGCGTAATTCCCCACCGTCAGTGAATCCGGATGATATTTCACATCTACTGTAA
- a CDS encoding amidohydrolase, with product MTQQSTVADVIYYNGTIYTADTDNTVCSAIAIGQGYILATGGEEIKQKFSGPDTQLIDLAGKFMMPGLIDSHMHPFWGGKQLIGCNLNYAALSVEQTLDIIQKHLDSDPFKGENDWLTVRAWQRQAMTPVGADMSRAALDSLDTRRPVALFSNDCHTLAANSRALALLGIDENTPVPPDGKIARDTHGKLTGILEDAPAMRAFDSIPSATPEKNVQIAAHVQQVLNAQGVTTVMDTRVFAEQLLAFRRLHERDELTLRVLGAKEVTPDSLQGPEDAARVVQEVVDFGREWGSQTWTPAPGFAVDHLKLFIDGVLQPPTMTAALLEPYRANRGTAQQPDWQDTDHYGDLYFTAPVVNAVILECARAGLHPHTHTVGDGAIEMVLDAVEQMRAALPGKDIRPGLAHNELVAAHQYDRFAKLGATAVLSFQWGGLPGVLIDEEREMLGEERFQHMEPAARFLDAGARLAYGSDWPIDRLDEWYNLQVGMTRRAWDLEGNPAGPRLDNDRDLTLIETLRSATIDAAYMIAKEHYIGSLEAGKFADIIILKQNLFEQSPQTIYQTEIECTIIGGKSVYPLRT from the coding sequence ATGACTCAACAATCTACTGTCGCCGATGTTATCTATTACAACGGCACAATTTATACGGCTGATACGGATAACACAGTTTGCAGCGCCATCGCGATAGGCCAAGGCTATATTCTGGCTACTGGTGGTGAGGAAATTAAGCAAAAATTCAGCGGCCCTGATACCCAACTTATCGATTTGGCTGGCAAATTTATGATGCCGGGTCTGATTGATAGCCATATGCACCCTTTCTGGGGTGGGAAACAACTGATCGGTTGTAACCTCAATTATGCCGCGCTGAGTGTTGAGCAAACACTGGATATTATCCAGAAGCACCTCGATAGTGACCCGTTTAAAGGCGAGAATGACTGGCTGACCGTACGTGCTTGGCAGCGGCAAGCAATGACGCCAGTAGGCGCGGATATGAGCCGCGCGGCATTGGATTCGCTCGACACTCGCCGCCCTGTCGCGCTGTTCTCAAATGACTGCCATACCTTAGCGGCCAATAGTCGTGCTCTTGCCCTGCTGGGTATCGATGAAAATACCCCTGTGCCACCCGATGGTAAAATTGCCCGCGATACCCACGGGAAGTTAACCGGTATTTTGGAAGATGCACCGGCCATGCGTGCCTTTGATAGCATCCCATCCGCGACACCAGAGAAGAACGTGCAAATTGCCGCCCATGTGCAGCAAGTACTCAACGCTCAGGGTGTCACTACCGTGATGGATACTCGTGTTTTTGCCGAGCAATTGCTGGCTTTCCGTCGGTTACATGAACGCGATGAATTGACCTTACGTGTGCTCGGCGCAAAAGAAGTGACCCCTGATAGCCTGCAAGGGCCAGAAGATGCCGCGCGCGTGGTGCAAGAAGTGGTGGACTTTGGTCGTGAATGGGGCAGCCAAACATGGACTCCGGCACCGGGTTTTGCCGTCGATCACCTAAAACTCTTTATTGATGGCGTATTACAGCCCCCGACCATGACAGCGGCTTTATTGGAGCCCTATCGTGCAAACCGAGGTACCGCGCAGCAACCGGACTGGCAAGATACCGATCACTATGGCGATCTCTACTTTACCGCGCCGGTGGTCAATGCCGTGATTCTAGAGTGTGCACGTGCCGGTCTGCATCCCCATACCCATACCGTGGGCGATGGCGCTATCGAGATGGTGCTCGATGCCGTGGAGCAGATGCGCGCGGCATTGCCGGGCAAAGATATCCGCCCAGGATTGGCGCACAACGAGTTGGTCGCCGCCCATCAATATGACCGTTTCGCCAAGCTTGGTGCAACGGCAGTGCTTTCATTCCAGTGGGGTGGCTTGCCGGGTGTGTTGATTGATGAAGAGCGCGAGATGCTGGGCGAAGAGCGTTTTCAACATATGGAGCCTGCTGCGCGTTTTCTGGATGCCGGTGCGCGTCTCGCTTATGGCAGTGACTGGCCGATTGACCGCTTAGATGAGTGGTACAACCTGCAAGTGGGTATGACCCGCCGTGCGTGGGATCTTGAGGGTAATCCAGCCGGTCCACGGTTAGATAATGATCGGGATTTGACGCTGATTGAAACGTTACGCTCCGCCACGATTGACGCTGCCTATATGATTGCCAAGGAGCACTATATTGGCTCACTGGAAGCGGGCAAGTTCGCTGATATCATTATTTTGAAGCAGAACTTGTTTGAACAGTCGCCGCAGACAATTTATCAAACTGAAATTGAGTGCACGATCATCGGCGGTAAATCCGTCTATCCACTGCGGACTTAA
- a CDS encoding TetR family transcriptional regulator, giving the protein MAYLNREERHDTILQAAMRVAISEGMAATTVRRVASEAGVAVGQVHHHFSSVSRLRADAFLCLVKQSLAAFMVSSQELPATERVLKVLGYPQDEVGQRETRLWNEVSILAERDELIKAAYAVSMSDWHQATLDAIHAGVASGAFRTEVNASDIAWRLIGLICGLDGLIQFTELGFSEAEIMRHLSAIMTTELLK; this is encoded by the coding sequence TTGGCCTATTTGAACCGCGAAGAACGCCACGACACTATTTTGCAGGCTGCGATGCGTGTTGCCATTTCCGAGGGGATGGCCGCCACCACCGTGCGCCGTGTTGCCAGTGAAGCAGGTGTCGCTGTTGGGCAAGTCCATCACCACTTCTCGTCCGTTTCACGTCTACGCGCGGATGCTTTTTTGTGCCTAGTGAAACAATCGCTCGCCGCGTTTATGGTCAGTAGCCAAGAGTTACCCGCCACTGAACGGGTGCTAAAGGTACTGGGTTATCCGCAAGATGAAGTGGGACAAAGAGAAACTCGGTTGTGGAATGAAGTCTCGATTTTGGCTGAGCGAGACGAATTGATTAAAGCTGCCTATGCCGTCTCGATGTCTGATTGGCATCAGGCCACACTGGATGCTATCCATGCCGGAGTGGCCAGTGGCGCCTTTCGCACTGAGGTGAATGCCAGTGATATCGCTTGGCGTTTGATCGGGCTGATTTGCGGTTTAGATGGCCTGATCCAATTTACGGAACTCGGCTTTTCCGAAGCAGAAATTATGCGCCACCTATCGGCCATCATGACAACCGAATTGCTCAAATAA
- a CDS encoding SmvA family efflux MFS transporter: MSKKWIVFYVIILMYLPVSIDATVLHVAAPRLGIALSATGSELLWIIDIYSLVMACLLLPMGALGDRIGFKRLALIGSVLFGLASLAAALAPSVAALIVARAFLAIGAAMILPATLSAVRHIFTDERERAMALGIWVAIGTMGAAMGPLVGGVLMEYFYWGSVFLINIPIIIIVVIATLVVIPSQPVRKEQTWKLAPALVLITAILMLVYAAKTGLRGGGDMVVTSLTALFGGIMLYAFVRHQLSTPTPMIDFRLISQRVIAVGMVMAMTAMITLVGFELLLTQELQFVLGKSPLDAGMFLLPLMIASGVSGPLSGWLVAKLGLRAVASAGIALSSLSFLGLAWTDFATQAYLAWGWMILLGFSIEASLLASTAAIMSAAPPEKAGAAGAVEGMAYELGAGLGVAIFGLMLSRAYTASIVLPADLPADLVRQASASISETIQVVNRLGGHEQLLVSAKLAFSASHSLVLGTASALLILLAAVVWFTMPRKQSPQWANA, translated from the coding sequence ATGTCTAAAAAGTGGATCGTTTTCTACGTTATTATCTTGATGTATTTACCTGTATCGATTGATGCAACCGTGTTACATGTCGCTGCGCCTCGGTTAGGCATTGCCCTGTCCGCAACGGGCAGCGAATTGCTGTGGATCATTGATATCTACTCACTGGTCATGGCGTGTTTATTACTCCCAATGGGGGCGTTGGGGGATCGCATAGGCTTTAAGCGACTGGCCTTAATCGGCTCGGTTCTGTTTGGATTGGCTTCTTTGGCGGCAGCGCTGGCACCTTCGGTTGCCGCGCTTATTGTTGCTCGTGCCTTTCTGGCTATCGGTGCCGCGATGATCTTGCCTGCCACTTTATCCGCTGTGCGCCATATCTTTACTGATGAGCGGGAACGTGCGATGGCACTTGGGATATGGGTCGCGATTGGTACCATGGGGGCCGCGATGGGGCCGCTGGTGGGCGGCGTCTTGATGGAGTACTTCTATTGGGGCTCGGTATTTCTGATTAATATTCCCATAATTATCATTGTGGTTATTGCCACGCTGGTGGTGATCCCCAGCCAACCTGTTCGCAAAGAGCAAACATGGAAACTGGCTCCCGCATTAGTCTTGATTACCGCTATTTTAATGCTGGTCTATGCGGCGAAAACGGGGCTGCGTGGTGGTGGCGATATGGTGGTGACCTCCCTGACAGCGTTGTTCGGTGGGATCATGCTATATGCATTTGTGCGCCATCAGCTCTCAACCCCAACCCCGATGATCGATTTTCGGTTGATCAGCCAGCGGGTGATTGCGGTGGGGATGGTAATGGCGATGACCGCCATGATCACATTGGTCGGTTTTGAGCTGCTTCTGACGCAAGAATTGCAGTTTGTCTTGGGCAAAAGCCCACTTGATGCTGGCATGTTCTTACTACCGCTCATGATTGCCAGTGGCGTAAGTGGGCCGCTTTCTGGTTGGCTGGTGGCTAAACTGGGGCTGCGCGCCGTCGCCAGCGCAGGTATTGCACTGAGTTCGCTGAGTTTTCTGGGGCTGGCATGGACCGATTTTGCCACTCAAGCCTATCTGGCGTGGGGATGGATGATATTGCTCGGGTTCAGCATCGAAGCCTCTTTATTAGCCTCGACGGCGGCCATCATGAGCGCAGCACCGCCTGAAAAAGCAGGGGCTGCGGGTGCCGTTGAGGGAATGGCTTATGAGCTGGGGGCTGGATTAGGCGTTGCCATATTTGGCTTGATGCTCTCGCGCGCTTATACCGCCTCTATTGTGCTACCGGCCGATTTACCTGCGGATCTAGTGAGGCAGGCGAGTGCATCCATTAGCGAAACTATCCAAGTGGTTAATCGTCTGGGGGGGCATGAACAGCTACTGGTGAGCGCCAAACTTGCGTTCTCGGCGTCACATAGTTTGGTATTAGGCACCGCCAGTGCGTTGCTGATCCTATTGGCCGCCGTTGTCTGGTTCACGATGCCGAGGAAACAATCGCCACAATGGGCGAACGCCTAA